The following proteins are encoded in a genomic region of Papaver somniferum cultivar HN1 unplaced genomic scaffold, ASM357369v1 unplaced-scaffold_10, whole genome shotgun sequence:
- the LOC113326333 gene encoding uncharacterized protein LOC113326333: protein MSTPQLPQLGPGEDGHIGGEGSGGDGGRGEGEGEGGGGGEEKGGGEGGSGGFGLQEQGQFKRSVTSRGGGTWKGMDKFVTKTKRQRTTDVTELLSVLSMPSSQVPPQSSNTDGSQVVPSIPAPTQQQQATSSTVHDEFSIWDLQTDPAMKKPISSYHPN, encoded by the exons ATGTCCACGCCACAACTTCCGCAGCTAGGGCCTGGTGAGGATGGGCATATCGGAGGTGAGGgtagtggtggtgatggaggTAGGGGAGAGGGAGAGGGAGAGGGTGGAGGTGGGGGAGAGGAAAAGGGTGGAGGTGAAGGTGGGAGTGGAGGATTTGGTTTACAAGAACAAGGGCAGTTTAAGAGATCCGTCACAAGCAGGGGCGGAGGCACATGGAAGG GTATGGATAAGTTTGTGACCAAAACTAAGAGACAGAGAACAACAGATGTTACAGAATTGCTTTCAGTTTTAAGTATGCCAAGTTCACAAGTACCTCCCCAATCTTCTAATACTGATGGTTCACAAGTAGTACCTTCCATCCCTGCTCCTACTCAGCAACAACAAGCAACTTCTAGTACTGTCCATGATGAGTTCTCGATATGGGATCTTCAAACAGACCCTGCAATGAAAAAGCCAATATCAAGTTATCATCCTAACTAA